The region ttaatttttaccTGAATTTGTAGTATAAACCCCTGAAACTATGAAATTTTaccagttacctggcgcctccatcgcccgGTTCTAcaacatttcgttttcccgtcGCGAcaaccagttttggaattgcctttacctctttGGCTACGATAACCGATATCGGTTGGActttggtgggaaaaggcAAATTTAACAAAGCAATGCGGCCCCCACAGtaatatgagtttgaaacATCATTTAAGAATCTATTTCCTATGTGACACTCATGGCCTTCTACTTTTTCAACCTTCCAATCCTACtcatcaccaaaaaaacatgtttattcCGGAGAGGTAAATCAGAATCCCATAATCCTGTCCTAGAAAACACGCCCACGgctctctgcagcagcaacatatgGCAATCACCTTTCGATACGcgcgcatcatcaacatccaaTACCGATCATCATATTTAGACTAGACCAAAGCAATAAAATACCGTACGGGAGGAAgatatttatgaaaaactcaCGACGGCTCGTCCACCGTCTCACCCATACCAGAGCGCCCACGGTGCCTTTGCCGAAATTGAATCATTCGCTTATCATGAGTTTTCACGTGTCGCTAGCTTCCAGCCAGCGACCACCTTCGAAGCGAAAacgcaaaatcgcaaaagtAGCGCTCGGACCGTTTTATTGGACCCAGCGCCCACCCAGTTGGAACATGATAGCGAGCGTTGTGACGGATggtgaaacgaaatgaaatcactAAGAAAGCCACAGCAGACACGGCGATGGCTTACAATGTTGTTACATGCCAGAGAGGGATTTCGGCTCACCTGCAGGCCGATTCGATTGAGCTGTACACGAAACCGAACGCGAACACGCCGGCACCATAAATGCGTATCACGGTTCGCAAGAGCCTCCAGGGTGGTCCGGCTGTTTGCTCGGTCCGCTCGCCGGCACACGGTTCACCATCCTGCTGTGGGATCGATTGGTCTTGAGACGTGGCGACCGTTTCGTCTCGTTTCCACTGGCGCGCAAACTCGGCCCCAATTGTTTCACTTCGCAGGTCCGGCAAACAAACATCACAAACATCACTTGGCACTATTTGCCGCCGTAGACCGATGTGTAGCAACGACCGGAGCCACCTTTTGCACACGCGAGGAATTCACGAAAacaaggaagaggaagaaaaggaagaagaaagcgtGTAAGCTGTATGGCCATGCTCATCGGCTGTCCCAACGTCGTacgcaccagaaaaagtatcgcGAAATGGGATTAGCCAACACATACGGATGCTGCTTTTCGTCCGGGGCTAGCTCTTCGCTTGGTGGAGCACCCATGGTCACTATGGACGCTCGACGCGTAAGTAGTCGCACCTTGTTGCCGTTCCCACGAAGACTGACCGGctacaaacagcaaacccTGTGCCGATGGTTCCCGTGACACTTATCGCACACAATGGTCCGGTATCAAAAGCCTCAGACCTGCGGGAAGCGATAACATGTGGACCCGTGGCCGGTCTTTCAACGATTCATTATCGGTGCGTCGCATCAAGATGCTGCCCAGGTTCAGGTTATCATTCGGACGAACGCTTTTCTCTATCTTAGCAGCTGACGGGTGCGATGAAGAGACAGTGAAACGAGTCGCCGATGATTACAGACGTTACAGATTTCCATTTATTAAACGTTAACGCTACAATCTGGGCCGCTCAGCTACGGTGCTACGTGCTAAGATGTGAGGTATTTGTGTCGAGCACGCGTGAACGACTGCATGGCCATCGGCCACGGTGCGCTCGCTATCAGGTGGCGCCGCCTAAGATTACGTCAACCGTTTCTTGTAGCTATCTTGTGCGATTCGTGCCAACGTTTCCGCGGTCGATGGTTCCGTCTGTGCCACCAGACGCTTCAGGGCGCCATCCCGTTGGAGCAGCTCGTGGGGATGTGCAAACTCCGCTACACGACCCgcatccatcaccagcacccgaTCACTGTCCATCACCGTGTGGAGCCGATGGGCGATCGTCAGTACGGTGCAACCACCGAACTGGTCCCGGATAGTGCGTTGAATCAGTTTATCAGTTCTAGGAGGGAAGAAAACCAAGAACCAGCAACCGATTAGTAGGATCGTTTAATGCGATCAAGCAAGCGACTTACTCCGGATCGACGTTGGCCGTCGCTTCGTCGAGTATGAGGATACGGTTGTTGCGCAGGATCGCCCGGGCCAGACATACCAGCTGTCGCTGACCCATACTAAAGTTCGctccaccatcggccatctTACCGTCCAGGGTACCCTCCATCGAACGCACAGTCTCGCGAAGTTCGACCTGTTCCAGTGCCTTCCACAGGTCCGCATCAGCGTGCTGTCGGAATGGGTCCAGATTttcccgtaccgtaccggagAACAAGATCGGATCCTGCGGAATGATCGAGATGCGTTTCCGAAGATCGTGCAGCCCAAGTGCTCCAATGTCCAGTCCATCGACGTGTATGATGCCCTCGTTTACCGCCAACCGGAACAGCGCCTGTATGATGGACGATTTGCCAGCTCCGGTTCGGCCAACGATACCAATCTTTTCACCCGGTCCAATCGAAAGGTTCATATCACGCAGCACCGGATCCCCCTGGGGTGAGTAGCGGAGCGAGAACTGTTCAAATCGTATCgcaccgtgccgtggccaGTCGGCGGACGGTTTGTGCTTCGCCAGTGACTCGAGCGGTGGCTCCGGTGTGACCTCGGCATACTCGACCACACGCTCGACCGATGTCATCTGGTTCTCGAGTTCCGCCGTCTGCCGCATACCCCACTGGCACATGAAGATCAGATTGAACACCTGCGTGATGGCCAAACCCACGTTGCCACTCATTGCTGGAAGAAAGGaatgaggagagagagagagagagagagagagagagcgagcgaatgtttCAAGCGGAGCTCCAACGTTCGTCATCGACACTTTGACGACCAAAGCAACTCACAGTCCTCCACAAGCAGAAAGCTCAACGTTACGACGGCAATGTAGAGAACGCAAACCATCTCCAGCCACTGGGCAAAGGCGCGTGTGGTCGCCAGAAATAGGTACCACGCGGACGTGTTCAGGTCCTGATGCTTATCGAACTCATCGGCCAGCACCTTCTCCACACCGAACGCCCGGATCGTGCTCAAGCCCTGGAAGGACGCATTAGCGTGCGAGAAGATGGGACTCCGTGCtggggaaggggagagaatggtcatttcgatttcatgatttgttgatttgtgAACCCCCGTTCGGTTAGGGCGCGGAGTAAGTGACACTCGGACACTCGGCCCCCCCCCGAAGCACTTACTGGCTGCCTCGACCCGTTTGATGCTTCGTGCCGTGTTGGTGTACACGTGCCGCAGATAGTAGAAGATGATGCCCATCACGAgcgtcggcagcagcaaccaatagttgaccacggccaccagcacgatGATGGCGGAGAACTCGACAAAAAACTGAAAGCAAGTGGGAGAAATCGTTTGAATTCCTTCACTAAATCGacttcttcctccctctctctcgcgcgcgcgtgcccgGTGCTTACCAAAATGCAATCCATCATGGCGAAGGGCAGGAACGTATCGATGCAGCCGATATCGCGCGAGAATCGATTCAGTATCCGGCCGGATGGGTTCATGTTGAAGAAGTACATGGTGGCCCGCGTAATGCCACGGAACAGTCGATCGTGTAACCGAACGGTGGCCCGCAGGCACACGTAGAAGAACAGAAACGAGCGGCTGAGGGACAGCACAAACATGAACAGCATGGCAATGGCGTACATCACGATGTACTCGTGGCGTTCCATTCGCGAGAAGATGCTTCCCTGCAGTTTGGCCGGGATGGGCAGGAGGGTTTCGAACGATGCGGTACCATCGATTGTGCCGTTACCACCGCCATCTCCGTCCTCCAGGGCCGTTTGATTGCTCTTTAAGCGTTCCAGTGCACTGGAGTACTCTTCCCAGTTGACCCTGGGAGCAGATGGGGAAGAACGagatgttggaattgaatgtCATCACAGGCAGGCGCGCATGTGAGGCAGTGAAATGGTAAAGCTTCTGACTTTCTGACGTATTGCTTTGGCCTCCTGGCTGCGCATTGTTATCGAATCCGGTTATTGAGGCGGTATTCTAACAATGTGCGCTTCAAACATTTGGGAAAGCATCAGATGTCGCTCCTTTTCAACATTTGAGCGAACTCTGTGGACATTTTAAAACTGTTTCTTCCTTTGGATTGTACCACTCCAACCACTACAAGGTACAAAATTAAGTGTTCAAGTGTACTGTAACTTGCTCAAGAATTAAGGGGgactaaggttaattcgggtaAAAAAGAGGGtcatttttgtcgattttttctaaagaaatcattcaacttcattttttcaagtgaatatcatattgaactacaacttttcaagatgGTTTGGTGGTATTTTGAGgatgatttgttaaaaacttaaTCAATGGCAGCAAATTTAGAAAGGCGAATCTTTGAAATGTACTTCTTGCGGTTGCcatcataaatttaaattggtattcttttcatagatcaTAAGTTTGTCAAGGAAActccgttgagtttttgttgaatttcgtatttttcaatttttgacagcgatttgaagttggaaaaggtGTGATATTTACGATTTTGCCCAAAATCCGAATTTTACAtagttaattttaaaaaagtttCATTCAAAATCATGTTTTATAAAAACTCCAATGAGCTAGCTGGAAATGAATGTCCTCATagtgtttgtgttgcattAACATCTAGCTTACACTATATTAAGCAGCACATGCGGCCCTCttgccaattttttttttcagtaagAAGATCAAGCGGCTGAATTAAAATGCACATGGGTCAGTTAAACACCCTTTGTATTGTGCagaaaggcagaaaaaaaaattaaacaaatgacCAGAGAGTTCCGGTATGGTTCTCTCAAAAACCACCCATACTTGGGGTCGATTTTTGGCATTGGCATCTTGGAACGTCGTCCATTGTTTGACCGTATGGTGCACTCTTTGTGACCCCGTTCCCTCTATTCCCCGGAAACGGCATTTGAAACGATCCTTCAAGATTTGTGTTGTGGCGTGATGGGAAAACCATTGCCAAAGAAGACATTACGAACGGCCGACCGCTAaggcccctctctctctctctctctctctctctctctctctctctctctctctcaccgctgggtccacaaaaaaaggcagacTCCATACAAAGCAACATGGTCACGTTCGAAAACCATTGCATCACCCTATGGCACATCCTTTCATGGTGGATCGTCGTGGTCGGGGGCCAGTAGCATCCCACCGCCCTCCTTGCATAAGGAACTTACCATTGCGAGATGTAGTAATCGATACCGCTCATGCTGGCCTGGGCGAGCAGAAACAGGACGGTGGCGAGCGCTAATAGAGCATTACTTTCCACCGCCTGAAAGAAGCTCTTGTACACCCGCCAACCGACTCGGCCCGTAACATGAGATTCCTTATTCTGGCCCGGCTGCTCCGGATTGCCACCGGTCACCGTACCGCCGTTCCGGTCGTCCCGATCGTCGAAACCATCGAACACCATGCTGCTGGAGGAAAACGGCGACGGTTGGTAGAGcgattggtgctgctgatgggtcGACTGCTTTTGGGCCGGCGTCGGAAGAACACTCCGATTAAGCTGACCCCCCGtgatgggctgctgctgctgctgctgctgcgaaagcTGCTAAAGGGGATAAAGAAAATTCaaccggacgaacggacgaacgaacggccgagtatgatgatggtaatttcGATTCCATTACTGAATGTTTATGCTACGCAGAAGGAGCCTTTAAGTCGCAGTCTATCGACTTACGGCCGGATgttcacttttcttttttctttttttttttggtccggATCACCGGGCTCTGATAACGATAATCGAGTGTTTTTAATATCACTCAACACATGCTGTGCAGTGCACGGTTGAGTGCTGAACGAGTGCTACCATATATGAGGAGAGGATTCTTTTAGAGCGTCCACTAAGCGACGATGAAGAAACACGAAGCACTTCATTtcaattggaaacaaaaattcaatttttcaaattcaacaCTACACCCCACGTGGCGCGTGGACACATGTGGCCATTaggccacatcatcatcgatccaGACACCGATaaggctcgctggctggctggctggctccacCCAACTCACAGCCCGCCCATATGCACCACTAAATCGCTGCTCCCCCCAGCAGACATTAGGAtgcgggaagggaagggaaggggaggaaagGAATTCGCCAGAGGGGTACCTACCGTACGCGCCTTGCTGCCGCTATCAATGGCGACGATGGCATCATGCTCAGTGCCACTATTCTCCCGGGTCGATGTGCCGTAAAGTGGCACCGTCGATGCGTCATCGGATGGGCGACGGTCGCTGGTGGCCAGGACCGCCTCCTCGGACCCCACCACCAGGTCATtcgcctgctgttgctgcggtggtggcgctcgcTCGTGTTCGTGCTCGTCCTGCAGCATGCTAAACTGGCCCGACTCGGCCACCGTCCGGTATGGTCCCTGGGCAACGACGCAGCCCGCACTCATCAGCACGATATGCTCCATGTCCTTTAAGTACTGAAGCTGGTGCGTTACCAGCACGCAAACTTTGTCCTGCaagggggggtggaaaaacagCGGAACGGTGAGAACGAGGGCTGGGAAAGGGGTTTCGAACGTGTATGCAACTCGCGCTCCACCAGGAACCCGATCCGCACCAGAGTGCGCAATTTCCCACGGAATCGCACTGACTAGTGAAGCGGGGCCCGCACAACGGCCTGCTGTGCGTGACACACGCTTCGACGTTTTTCGACGAGTTCGCTGACACGGGGCAGCGACGGCGATTCGGGGTGTAACATAGGCACCGCACACACGCTGTCACTGCTGCTATTTATCTCGATTTGACACGGAATATTAAACAAAGCGGCGCTTCTGACCAACAAAAATGGGTCTATACAATAGGCATATCTCTCACGGATCTTCGTACAGCCCACGGTTCCATTCGATTACCTTTAAGTACTTCATAATGCACTGCTCAAAGATGTGCCGACCGACGTGCGTATCGACGGCCGATAACGGATCGTCGAGCAGATAGATATCGGCACGCCGATAAACTGCCCGCGCGAGACTGATCCGTGCCCGCTGGCCACCGCTCAGGCTGATACCACGCTCACCGACCACCGTCCCGTCACCGTACGGTAGCAGCTCAAAGTCTCGCTCCAGGGCGcacaccttcaccacctccCGGTACCGCTTCTCCTGGTAGTCCTCCGTGAAGACGATGTTGTTCTTAACGCTGCCCTCAAACAGCCACGGTTCCTGGGCCGCATAACTGACGCTCCCGTTCACCTCCAGCCGGCCTTCGTCCAACTCCAGCTCACCCAGCACCGTCGCCAGGAGCGTGGATTTCCCGCATCCGACCGGACCGACCACTGCACACGGTTTACCCTTGACCACCGTCAGCGTCACATTACGGATGCCATTTCCTGTCGTGTACACAATTGGGTGATGATAATGAGAGCCGTGCAGCCCAGGATCACGCCGgatggtggccagcgagccaacTTACCTCGCAATCCTtgctcatcgtcatccgcCACGGACGGCAGGAGCAGTTGCTTCTCCCAGAGGGCCGTCCCCTGGCGCATCACAATACCGTGACCGGTGATGGCTTTTTGGTTGAAGAGACGTTTGCTTTTTGGAGCACCACGAACGGTCCGGGTGGTGTGGTCGCCCATTGGCTTCATTGCCGTGGGGGCCGCGTGGCCACTGCCATTACTGCTGGCTGATATCAGACCAACCGAAGCCTCATCCGGCACCACCGGGTCCCGCTCTGCCGGAACCGACGGTGATTTGTATTTCCgctcgtccagcagcagaaagtcCTGGATGCGCCTTATCGAAACCAGACCCTCGTGGACGGATGTCAGTGCCAGGGGCCAGAAGTGCAGCATCGAGCTGTACAGCCAGTTGAAGTAGGACGTCACGATAAACACCTTCTTCGCGGTGAACACGTTGCCGTACAGCACGTACGAGCAGAGGCTGAGGAAGATCGCGATGCGGGAGACGAGATTGAACGACAGCAGGCCGGCCCGGATGAACAGCGTGCCCCGGATACCGCGCACCTCCTTCCGCCGGATGCGGTCGACCATGCGGCTAAAGCTGTCCTCCCAGGCGTACATCTTGATCACCTGGATGCCCTGGATGATTTCGTTCATAAACTGAATCCGCCGGTCCGTCCGGTTCGCCGTCTTCAGCCGGAACGAGGCCGCCTTCTTGCCGAGCCAAGCTAGCACGAGGAGCGGAAGGGGAAGAGGCAGATAACGAACCATTAATCCTTCGCAGGGTCTGCACAAGGAGGATTTATACTTTGCTGGGGTGTGTGGGGTTTGCTTGAATCTAATCCATTCATTTTTACGGCAAACGCGAGAGTCCATTGGCATTCCAACATGTCATTCTGTCATGTCCTCTCCGGGGATTCTTCTCCGGGCAAACTCGTGTCCCTCTTTTCGATCGCAGAATGTTTGCGGAATGTTTTACATGAAAGAgcgaaaacgaagcaaaccgCAGCAGGTTACATCCGCTCGTAAGGCAAATTCCCGCAGAGAACAGATGTTTGTGACAGGTTTcgggagcagcagagcaagaagggaaagggggggggggggggatggaccACAATTGCAGGTCGGTAAAAGTTACAAATGAATTTAAGAACAAACTTTTGCGGGCCGAAACTTCAACGGAACAGGAGAGGAGTGAAGGCTTCCATCGAAATGCCGGATCCCGGAAGTATGGCATGCTTTAACTTTGGCCCGGCGCACGCACCCAGTGTAACTTGCTTAGTGCTTAGCGTGCCATCCGATGCTCCTTCCTATTCAGTGCGAGCATAAACTGGAGGTGGAACAAACTTTGGACGCTCTTAATTTATGagttgcctgcctgcctgcctgccagcgtGATAGCACCAGAGTGTCACACCCTCCTCGGTAGCacctttttcggttcggttcggttttttttcggtgggaaaTAAGAGACTAGCGCGTGCTCGAAATCGCGTGCTCGCTTCAATTTCACAACACGTTTCACTGCGGAACACTCGAGCCCTGGGGCGACgcctttcttcttctgagcgtcgcttccgcttccttcagAAGCATTGGATACGCATCGTAAAGAGCGATGTTTAACTGATTCCCACCATAGACAGCTCATGAATGGAAATCCGTTCGCTCGGTATGCAGAAACGTGCAAATGAGACTAGTGCGATAGAAACTACTACACTTTTTACCTTCGTATTGAGACGATCATTTGTTTCGCAAGTaatttcttcacaaaacactTAAAACTTGTGGAAAAACGTAGAAAAACTATTGAAGTCACCACCCTGCGGTTATTCGTGGCTGATCAAGCAAAAACGAATACATAAGCGCCACAGCTTGCTATTACACCACAGCATCGCATAAAATGTTTACTTTGATTCAAGGGGCTTCTATGTTATTGTTCAGTGCCAGCCTCATCTTAAAAGTGTTAAAAGTGTGGTGCACTCCCCGGTAACGGTTACACCTCTCCTTCTTCACACCAGGATTGCGCTTGGAATTAAAAGGAAACCGGTCTTACCTTGCAGTGGAATGAAACTGAGAAGAAACGCGATGCCGAATAGGCCGGTGACGCCGATTTGCCTGTAAATGAAGTAGCCCAGCACAAACAGCTCAATCAGTCCCTTCCAGATGTCGTGCACGAACCCGGTCGCCGTGTCGAACTTGGCCACATCGTTCGACATCAGATTGATAACCTGCCCGGTCATACCGTCGGTAGCCGCGGCCTTCGTGATTCGGAGTGcctgagtgttttttttattttttgtatttgttggcgcaaagaagagaaatgaaaagaaacgaaggaaaaaatcgaaaatgatgCCCCATGGCTGTCTAGATTCCGCATGGAGTGCATGTGGCGGACACAGAGTCGTTAAGTACGCGCGCAGCCATCCGTTCGAAACGCGCGTGCAGGCGCCTGTCTGGAGGACGCCACCGATTTTGCTATGCGGAAGTTGTTGCATAATTGATTAAATGGTGCATATTTACGGGCTGGCTGCAAGCGCACAGATATCCTCTCAGTCGTCGACGCCATCCAGTCGCCCAAGCACGTCGCTTTGTGGCTCTTCTTTCGCCCCACAAACGGCACAAAACTGCAGGCCAGCACAGCCGAAGCAAGGCGCAGAGCTGCCGAGTGCAACGAAAAGTGCAGCCAGACTGCCGTGCCGACTGTTCGTGTCCTCGCGCAAATACTTGCCTTTTTGTAGAGCAGTGAGCAGCAGGCGACCCGAATCTTCATACCGATCTGGAAGATGTACAGGATGAAGTGATGAAAGATGGCGACCGGCACGAACGAGCACAGGATGATGCCAATCGCGTAGCCATACGCTTCCTGCTTGCCGATGGTACGCTGATCCGGGGCAAAGTACGATACCAGCCCTCCCAGACACTGCGGTTGGAGAATTCTGCACCGAGAACGGAACGAACATGGAAACGAACCGTTGCTAGTGGTTGCTATGATTCTATCGCTAGAGTAATCCTTTGCTTACCTAGCCAGCAAATCGACGATCGTGTACATGGAACCATAGCCAACTATGGATCGCCAGTAAATGCGACAGATGACACGCAGAAAACTGGGACTCTGTCCGGTGTCCGTGGTGGAGCATCGTTTCTGTTCCAGTTTCCATTGCCTTTCGAACTCATACGACAGCTGGGCGCTCTGGTGTTGCGAGAGTGTATCGTAGATGTCAGCTTCCTCGATCGGGCGTTCAAGGCCCGTCCGGAAAAGACTCCACAACCACCAGAACGTATACCATGACACTGGGTTCGCCTTCGTCACCGGGTTCACGACACGCCTCAGATCGTGTATCTTTCGATCCTGACCGTACTCGGCTGGATTCATATTCAGTCCACCGCTACTCACCAAAGCCGCACTCAAGCATACGATTACAATCTACCCGTGCTGTGAACTTGAGATTGTGAGGAGTTTTTTGCGAACAGATTTGGGTAATCACTTGTCGTAAACACTCGCCCGTGGCGTTACCTACTATCACCACCGCTGGCCATGTTTCGTCTCACTATGCTATGCCTCAGCGATGGAGCCGGTACTGTGatggcgatcgtgatcgtcgcATGGTCGTCGTGGTGATTACCGCTCGttggcaccgagcaccgggcgGCGTGTATTTGCTCGTTCGTAAAAAGATTAGACAAATCTTCTTCAGTCACGCTTATCGCTGTACACTGTCACTTTGAGACACTTTCGCTGCGATTGCCCTGAGAACCTTTGCTGCTTTCACACACTGCAACGCTGGAAAAATCTTTCTTTAAATATTGGGTTTACTTCCAAAACCTCCAGAATACGCTGGAAGTCGTTAAGAAAGTTCACACCGAAAAATGGCGCGCATGCTCCTGGGCGTGCAGAACGTGCGTGCTTCTGCCTGCTGAGCTATCGGGTAAAATTATTTAACACAAAATTCCGAAAATACTACTTCAAACCGCGGGTCTGGGCGCTAACCACCTTCACCGCGTGTCGTGCAACGTTATAAATTTCAAAGATAACGCCCACTGCCActcggcgaccggcgacctcGTGTTGCTCACTACTAGTATTAGTACTCGCTAGTCTGTACGGTCCCCGTTACTGCTCTTACTCTCGAACCTACTCTCATCTGCTCTCGCACGCACGCTACAGTACTGTCGCGACCAGATGAAATAGAACCTCCCCCGTGGGCCGCAGTCGAACGGTTCGTTGCTCACGGCCGTAAACAAACGGCTTTCAATCGCGGAGTGACACAGCAGGGAAGTCCAAACAAAGAGATAACTCATTGGTTGCGAGGTTTTGGCCGCGATCGGAACCTTGAACTCGGACCGCGTGGTCACCCAATTGCGTTCGTTTaatcattcatccatccatccattcatcgtTCGTCTCTCCACTTCATCACAACGGCAGCAATCaacgtgacgacgacgacgttctgACGCATGCTGCCCTCAATCGCCGAACACACTCTTTGTCTTGCGGTGCGAGGTCCCGCCAAATATTTGTCCCCTAACCAATTGATGCTGCGGTAATATCGGTCGGACGAATTAGGCAGCGCCACAGCAGATTAATTGAGCCAATTAATACCACCACGAATGTGCCACTAACGGAGATCACTCGCGCCACGGACTATGCGTGTGCCCTGCGTTGCCACGGGATACGCTGCCAGTAGTCTATGCTACGGTACTTGATCACTTTTTAATGTGCGCTAACGTGTACAGCATAGATTACTGCGATCGGTACGCGAAATACACACGGAATCATCACAGACCACacactcggctcggctcggttgGCACCatggaccacgacgacgacccgcgacgacgacgacgacgacgagaaatTCCAACCGCCATGAAACGCGGGACTACCGCTGGCGTCTGTTCTGGCGTTGATTATCGCTTCAACAACACGGACGGGCGGACACAGCAGACTCTCGCACCAGAGCAACCGTCGCGGGGTCACGAGAGTTTAGCGAGAGTATCTCGCAAACTCTCGCATCGGTATTCTGCCCGTACGATGGTCGTTGGCAAACTCTCCGTCGTCGCCGGTATTGCCGACAGTGGGGTGCAAAATTAACACACCACAGTCCGTCCCTTGGACCCTATCGCCCAACCATCAAGTGTCCACGTGGCATAATGGCGAC is a window of Anopheles aquasalis chromosome 2, idAnoAquaMG_Q_19, whole genome shotgun sequence DNA encoding:
- the LOC126572028 gene encoding ATP-binding cassette sub-family C member 4-like isoform X2; its protein translation is MNPAEYGQDRKIHDLRRVVNPVTKANPVSWYTFWWLWSLFRTGLERPIEEADIYDTLSQHQSAQLSYEFERQWKLEQKRCSTTDTGQSPSFLRVICRIYWRSIVGYGSMYTIVDLLARILQPQCLGGLVSYFAPDQRTIGKQEAYGYAIGIILCSFVPVAIFHHFILYIFQIGMKIRVACCSLLYKKALRITKAAATDGMTGQVINLMSNDVAKFDTATGFVHDIWKGLIELFVLGYFIYRQIGVTGLFGIAFLLSFIPLQAWLGKKAASFRLKTANRTDRRIQFMNEIIQGIQVIKMYAWEDSFSRMVDRIRRKEVRGIRGTLFIRAGLLSFNLVSRIAIFLSLCSYVLYGNVFTAKKVFIVTSYFNWLYSSMLHFWPLALTSVHEGLVSIRRIQDFLLLDERKYKSPSVPAERDPVVPDEASVGLISASSNGSGHAAPTAMKPMGDHTTRTVRGAPKSKRLFNQKAITGHGIVMRQGTALWEKQLLLPSVADDDEQGLRGNGIRNVTLTVVKGKPCAVVGPVGCGKSTLLATVLGELELDEGRLEVNGSVSYAAQEPWLFEGSVKNNIVFTEDYQEKRYREVVKVCALERDFELLPYGDGTVVGERGISLSGGQRARISLARAVYRRADIYLLDDPLSAVDTHVGRHIFEQCIMKYLKDKVCVLVTHQLQYLKDMEHIVLMSAGCVVAQGPYRTVAESGQFSMLQDEHEHERAPPPQQQQANDLVVGSEEAVLATSDRRPSDDASTVPLYGTSTRENSGTEHDAIVAIDSGSKARTLSQQQQQQQPITGGQLNRSVLPTPAQKQSTHQQHQSLYQPSPFSSSSMVFDGFDDRDDRNGGTVTGGNPEQPGQNKESHVTGRVGWRVYKSFFQAVESNALLALATVLFLLAQASMSGIDYYISQWVNWEEYSSALERLKSNQTALEDGDGGGNGTIDGTASFETLLPIPAKLQGSIFSRMERHEYIVMYAIAMLFMFVLSLSRSFLFFYVCLRATVRLHDRLFRGITRATMYFFNMNPSGRILNRFSRDIGCIDTFLPFAMMDCILFFVEFSAIIVLVAVVNYWLLLPTLVMGIIFYYLRHVYTNTARSIKRVEAATRSPIFSHANASFQGLSTIRAFGVEKVLADEFDKHQDLNTSAWYLFLATTRAFAQWLEMVCVLYIAVVTLSFLLVEDSMSGNVGLAITQVFNLIFMCQWGMRQTAELENQMTSVERVVEYAEVTPEPPLESLAKHKPSADWPRHGAIRFEQFSLRYSPQGDPVLRDMNLSIGPGEKIGIVGRTGAGKSSIIQALFRLAVNEGIIHVDGLDIGALGLHDLRKRISIIPQDPILFSGTVRENLDPFRQHADADLWKALEQVELRETVRSMEGTLDGKMADGGANFSMGQRQLVCLARAILRNNRILILDEATANVDPETDKLIQRTIRDQFGGCTVLTIAHRLHTVMDSDRVLVMDAGRVAEFAHPHELLQRDGALKRLVAQTEPSTAETLARIAQDSYKKRLT
- the LOC126572028 gene encoding ATP-binding cassette sub-family C member 4-like isoform X1, coding for MNPAEYGQDRKIHDLRRVVNPVTKANPVSWYTFWWLWSLFRTGLERPIEEADIYDTLSQHQSAQLSYEFERQWKLEQKRCSTTDTGQSPSFLRVICRIYWRSIVGYGSMYTIVDLLARILQPQCLGGLVSYFAPDQRTIGKQEAYGYAIGIILCSFVPVAIFHHFILYIFQIGMKIRVACCSLLYKKALRITKAAATDGMTGQVINLMSNDVAKFDTATGFVHDIWKGLIELFVLGYFIYRQIGVTGLFGIAFLLSFIPLQAWLGKKAASFRLKTANRTDRRIQFMNEIIQGIQVIKMYAWEDSFSRMVDRIRRKEVRGIRGTLFIRAGLLSFNLVSRIAIFLSLCSYVLYGNVFTAKKVFIVTSYFNWLYSSMLHFWPLALTSVHEGLVSIRRIQDFLLLDERKYKSPSVPAERDPVVPDEASVGLISASSNGSGHAAPTAMKPMGDHTTRTVRGAPKSKRLFNQKAITGHGIVMRQGTALWEKQLLLPSVADDDEQGLRGNGIRNVTLTVVKGKPCAVVGPVGCGKSTLLATVLGELELDEGRLEVNGSVSYAAQEPWLFEGSVKNNIVFTEDYQEKRYREVVKVCALERDFELLPYGDGTVVGERGISLSGGQRARISLARAVYRRADIYLLDDPLSAVDTHVGRHIFEQCIMKYLKDKVCVLVTHQLQYLKDMEHIVLMSAGCVVAQGPYRTVAESGQFSMLQDEHEHERAPPPQQQQANDLVVGSEEAVLATSDRRPSDDASTVPLYGTSTRENSGTEHDAIVAIDSGSKARTQLSQQQQQQQPITGGQLNRSVLPTPAQKQSTHQQHQSLYQPSPFSSSSMVFDGFDDRDDRNGGTVTGGNPEQPGQNKESHVTGRVGWRVYKSFFQAVESNALLALATVLFLLAQASMSGIDYYISQWVNWEEYSSALERLKSNQTALEDGDGGGNGTIDGTASFETLLPIPAKLQGSIFSRMERHEYIVMYAIAMLFMFVLSLSRSFLFFYVCLRATVRLHDRLFRGITRATMYFFNMNPSGRILNRFSRDIGCIDTFLPFAMMDCILFFVEFSAIIVLVAVVNYWLLLPTLVMGIIFYYLRHVYTNTARSIKRVEAATRSPIFSHANASFQGLSTIRAFGVEKVLADEFDKHQDLNTSAWYLFLATTRAFAQWLEMVCVLYIAVVTLSFLLVEDSMSGNVGLAITQVFNLIFMCQWGMRQTAELENQMTSVERVVEYAEVTPEPPLESLAKHKPSADWPRHGAIRFEQFSLRYSPQGDPVLRDMNLSIGPGEKIGIVGRTGAGKSSIIQALFRLAVNEGIIHVDGLDIGALGLHDLRKRISIIPQDPILFSGTVRENLDPFRQHADADLWKALEQVELRETVRSMEGTLDGKMADGGANFSMGQRQLVCLARAILRNNRILILDEATANVDPETDKLIQRTIRDQFGGCTVLTIAHRLHTVMDSDRVLVMDAGRVAEFAHPHELLQRDGALKRLVAQTEPSTAETLARIAQDSYKKRLT